A region of the bacterium genome:
TCCAGGACGCCGCCAATAGAGTGCCGTACTGGCCATCGTCTCGAGTTGTTCGGGCAGGAGCGAGTGCCCTGCATCCGGGAATGTCAATTCATTTCACTCTAGCGTCGCTATCGCATCGGACCTACGAGAGCCGGCGATGAGCCCGAAGACTCATTGGTTCCCGATGGCACCCGAACGTTTGAGATCGTCGATGTCGTCGCTGCTGAGTCCTGCTTCCTGCAATACTTCGCGCGTGTGCGCCCCGTGTCCGGGAGCAGGTCCGCGCGGGACGACCGCCGCATCGCGAATCGAAAACGGTGCCGCAAGCGTTTCGAAGCTTCCGCACTCCGGGTGGTCGATGGAGTGAAAGAAGCCCATCTCGCGTGCCTGTGGATCCTGTACCACTTCCGGTATGGTGGCGACTGGAGCCCACACAACACCGTGTTGGTCGAGTGTCTGGCTCCAGTAGGCGAGGTCGTGCTGGGCAAAGGCCTCGGAGATCGCTGTGCTGAGTTCGGCGCTGAGTTGCGAGCGCTTCGGCGCGCTGTCGTAACGCGGATCTGCACTCCAGTCATCTCTCCCGATGGCACTGCAGACCAGCGGCCAGAAGCGATCCGGCGCCGGATGGACCAGAAGAATCCAGCGATCGTCCGATGTGCGGTAGGAATTCCAGATCGGATTCGGTGGAGTGCTGCGGTCGTGGCGCGGTCCCGAGGTTCTGGTGACCAGCGATGCCGAGACATCCCCGGCGATCGTCCACACGCCCGTCCCGTAGAGCGTGACTTCGGTGTACTGCGCGCGGTTTTGTGAGTCGCGCAGTCGGAGGGCGGCCAGCGTGGCGAGCGCAAGGTTCAGGGCCGTCGTGTGGTCTCCCTGTCCCCCCCTGCACAGCGGGGGCGGGGAGGGCGGTTCCCCCATCAAGCCCATGATTCCCGAGCGTGCCCAGAACGCCGAGTAGTCGAAGCCCGGTCGATCGGCATCGGGACCGTGCGTGCCGTATCCGGTGAGTGAGGTGTATACGAGTCTGGGGTTCGCCTTCTTCAAGGCTTCGAACCCGAGGCCGTAACGTTTGCGTCGCGGTTGGGTCAAGTTCGTGATGAAGACATC
Encoded here:
- a CDS encoding CoA transferase, which gives rise to MTGPLDNIKVVELSTWVAGPAAAALMRDMGADVIKVEAPTGDALRAFSLRNLGYETDLNTAFELDNRGKRSIVVDLENERAGEVISKLCSRADVFITNLTQPRRKRYGLGFEALKKANPRLVYTSLTGYGTHGPDADRPGFDYSAFWARSGIMGLMGEPPSPPPLCRGGQGDHTTALNLALATLAALRLRDSQNRAQYTEVTLYGTGVWTIAGDVSASLVTRTSGPRHDRSTPPNPIWNSYRTSDDRWILLVHPAPDRFWPLVCSAIGRDDWSADPRYDSAPKRSQLSAELSTAISEAFAQHDLAYWSQTLDQHGVVWAPVATIPEVVQDPQAREMGFFHSIDHPECGSFETLAAPFSIRDAAVVPRGPAPGHGAHTREVLQEAGLSSDDIDDLKRSGAIGNQ